DNA sequence from the Microtus ochrogaster isolate Prairie Vole_2 chromosome 2, MicOch1.0, whole genome shotgun sequence genome:
aaatgtgagatAAAAGGAACTCTGAACACCACTGAGAACGTGCATGGTTGGGTGGGAGTTAGCCTGATTTCTCCAAGGTCTAACTCAAGTGTATGATGTCTTTAGCGAAAGCATCTGCAATAGTCACTGCAGAAAGCACCGGTATAGATGATCGTCAATGTGGTCATTGAACTTACTTATTGTGCTTCCAAAATTTTAACtgacagagaaaagaatgaggTCTCAAGGATAGGACTGTGACTACCAAATTCATCATGATATTTCTCATAATAGGAAAGATGTGGATTTAACGACTCTTAATGGCTTATCATGATATCTGAGTGTTAGGAAATAGTGATTTCTGGACAAGGCAGGGCAATTGTGTATGTGACTTCACAGCATCTGAGACAGCACTCACAAGCCTGATGAAATTCCAGCTTGGAAATAGAAGTGGCCATGAATTCCCACACCCAGCTAGGGAGCTACTGATGGCTGAAGACTGCTGGAGGAGGAGAGTCAGCTTTCTTTCAGATGCAGTTCTTGTACCAAATTGCAGGGAATGGCCATCTAGTCAAGAGTGCATTGGCAGCacaaactgcatttttttttgtttgatttttacgGTTTTGGcgttgttttctttggtttggttgaAAAGAGCACATAAAATTGGGTGAATAGTGAAAGGGGTGTGGACTGAAGAACAGAAGGGTTAGCGGTAGATATGACCAAATTATATCGTATGGAATACTGAAAAACATCGAATGAAAATGGgaataaaactgaattttaaaaagtggagaaGATGATACTTGATCAACCTCAGTTCTATTTAATGTCAAAATCAAACTGATTTAATTGAAATGAAAGCCAATTTgatattgtttaataaaaaagaaagaccatGAGAGCAACCCAAATGTGTATCAATAGAcgaatgtttaaaagaaatgtctcctcctgctttctttacttcctccctctccctctcctagtTTTTTTCCATTTACCCACAAACAGCCTCTGCAAAGTAGATATTCTAGTCTTGGGTAGACAGCCAAAATAAGTGAATAGAGGCATCAGAAGACACACAAGCATATATCAAAAAGTGATGgagaatttaaatataagaaaagcatTCTTAATTAAAGAGTTTATTGAAAAGCATGAATTTTTACACAAAAGCTGAGAGTCCAGCAGGCTCACATTTTATAAGGCACTGTGTAGACAGGTAAGAACTCTCTACAAACTGTCATCTAATCCAACTGAAGGTGAGAAGTAAGATAAAAGTGTTGTATTTCCTTTGATTTACTCAGGCACCTTAATAAAATGGGAACTGTGAGGTTAGGAATTTCTGATGTGGGGAAATCATAGACACTTCCATTATGACAGCAGATTATAGTCAACAGGCTGGGCAGCTGTAGAAATTCATTAATAGAAGCCATAAGACCAGCATCTTCTGTAGCACAGTGGGCGGCAGCAGCCATAACCATAGCCGACATAACCTCCATAGCCACAGCCATAACCACAGCCATAGCCACCGCCATAGCCATAGCCTAGGCCACCATAGCCATAGCCTAGGCCTCCATAGCCATAGCCCAGGCCTCCATAGTATCTTCCACAGCAGCACATGGTGTCAGGATGTTGGAATAAATTACTGGTGTTCTGTTGAAGACAACAGTAGGTCCCTTGAGTCTGGGTGTCACCATTCATTGGCAGCCTTTTATACACCTGGGTAGTTGTCGCCAAAACCACAGGCATTATAGCATCACGCGTCTCCTCTGTGCTTCAGAAACATCACAAATTGTGATTTCTTAGTACATGAGGCTACATAACTGACATAACTGTGTTCCTACATCAGGATCCCATAGCCAAATTGTGCATCCTGATTCAAAACTCTGAGCTGCTCTATGTAGTGGAGTGACTACATAATATAATTCTGACAGATGATATAAACCATTAGATAGCTTTCTGTTCTTCTCCCTCCTACACTTGTTTGGTTTTCATTACCCCACAGAAAGGaggtctttgtgttttctttcctgttattttgttttgttgtccaAAATCAGTCTTTCCTGGAAGAgtacatttctgtcatttttcccGTGAACAGGAAGTTAACTATCATTGTCTCCCTGCATGTTGTTTTAAAatcctcagaaaataaaataccatttgtGCAGAAACTGCATATGCTTCATGTTTCTCTTTGTGAGCCCAGGTGATGATGCTGAGGATGATGTCACTTTGAAATGCGCTATGATTGTGTGAGTAATCTAAAGTCAGCTCTGATTAATGTGTGATTGTTGTGTTAGTAGGACATACGCATGATCTCACACATGGTTTAGCAGGAGAGCAATGATATCAGTGTACCAGGCATCTGGAGAGATGTCTCGGTAGATAAGAGTGCCAGCTGTGAAAACATACGCTCCTTATTCAAATCCCATAAACCCATATAGAAGCTTCATGTTGTCACATCAGTGCTGTTAGGGTTAAGAAACAGGGGGACTTCCAAGGTTGCTGTTGCCAGGCCAACTCTATTtgcagtgagagaacctgtctatTGGGAATAAAGTTTGTTGAGAGAGAACAGGACCAATAATTTCTTCCCTGAACTCTATGACTATTCACCAAACCACCcatttacatatgtgtgcctactacaaacatacacatgcagacacacacacacacacacacaggaacatcaATTTCTGTGTACAGTTCCAGTGATGGGACCTACGCCTTCTGTGCACAATACATCAGATATATGCCCGAGCATTGTCCCCTCTAAAGAACAATTGTAAAGACTTTTTACAATTGGTCAAAGAAACCACATTCACTTTCTTTGGCTCAGTTTGTAGGTGAAGACTGAAGTATTCGTATTTACGGTACAAAGCAATCATTGGAAGGCAtggctttgtttggtttgaacttttcagaaatgtgtcaaaatatatgttctataaaaataaaacgtATCTACTAAACACATTGAGTTCAGGGAGTATAACAGTCATAgaaacaaatatatgtaaatgagATCACATCATGGTAAGTATATCTACTGGATGATTTCATAAGTAGACATTTTTCTCTCTGGTTTCACAGTGCCTAACCTGAAATTCTTTAAATCCACAAACACCTCcagtaatataattataataattatatattaaaactaGTCTTGCATATATAGAAAGAGCCTATATATGAAACCAAGCAatgtatagaaataaaattttaaaagcaaggaATATATGTAAACTTCAACaataaaatttgtataaaaatgCCTGGGATATTCCAAATTAAACTCACATGTATGAAGAATCAAAGCAAACATTAATgagtatgctgtaaatatgtttaattaccattggttaatagacAAACTGTGTTGGCCTATGGTAGAGCAGAATACAGCAAGTTGGGGAATTCAAGCAGAgatggtggaggagagaaggtggagtcatgtagctgcccaaggagaaagatgccataaCCTTgtggcaatatgcagattaatagaaatgggctaatttaagatataagggctATGTAGAATACGCCTAAGCttttggccaagcagtattgtaattaatatagtttctgtgtgattattcagatctgggtggctgggaaacgaagGCTCAGTCTCTGACTTCAGTAGTCAGTAGTGTTTTTCATCCACTCTAATTAGGGTAAAAAGAAATATCAAGGtacttttcatttgcatttctctgatggttaatgGTGCTGAACAGTTTTATATGTTTCTCATGTGTTTATAGTTCATCATTTGAGATATGTTTGTTTAGTGATGTCCTGTTTTAaagttgcttgttttcttgatgttcagttttttgagttatttgtgtattttagatGCTAAGCTTCTATTGGAAGTATagccttgaaatattttttctgttacaTAAGGTGTCTTTGTTGAAaaggggctgcttgtttggttcccagctgctcagctccaaaataatcacacagaacctatattgtttaaatcattgcttggcccatttgctctagcttcttattgactaactcttacagattaatttaacccatttctatttatctgtgtatcgccacatggctgtggcttactggctaaatttctggcatctgtctctggtgggactacatagcttctctctatctccacctcctttctcccagcattcagcttagttttctctgcctagctcttcTCTATCCTATCAACTAGCcaaagcagttactttattaaccaatggtattcacaacatacagaggggaatcccacatcatgttttGTCACTCAAATGATGACattctttgctgtacagaagctctGGTTTTATGAGTTCCCATTTATCAGTTGTTGGACTTAACAACTGTACTTCTGAATTTCTAGTCTGAAAGTCTCGCCCTGTGCTAACGGGTTCTAGAActttgcctgctttcttatcTATCAGGATCCATTATCACTGTGTCTATTATTATGCCAGCACtaagccatttttattattatagatttGTATAGGTCAGGAAATTACTAAAGGGACTTGAGAGGGGCAGGGCTTTGAAGAGAGTAAGGGTGGAATGGAGGGATTTAAATGTGTAAGGCAGAAAGGCAGAACAGGAATTGGGACAGGAGCGCAGGCAAGAGGAGAAACTAAAAGCAAGATACTACAggctaagaaataaaagaataaaaggccTATTGCCAAGAACAAGTTACCCTTTCCAAAAATGTTGGCTACAAAGATCTCATAGACACCCTCAAAATTTGCCACTCCTCTTATTTACTTCAAGACTTGAtggtaagaccttattgctgaaaaCAAGAAACTTGTGATTCACAGAATGTGAAGAAAATCAATTAGGTAATTACATGGGAGGTTTGGCCCAGTTAGCTAGATTCCttatttctggaaacttctttgTATGATACATAAGACGGAAAGTGGCCATGGGTCTTATGTAGNNNNNNNNNNNNNNNNNNNNNNNNNNNNNNNNNNNNNNNNNNNNNNNNNNNNNNNNNNNNNNNNNNNNNNNNNNNNNNNNNNNNNNNNNNNNNNNNNNNNagagctctgctctctgaggcacacgcgatgaagctccaacccaggatggacgtaggctagaatcttcccggtaatagcaccttggggtgctacacacggATGATTAGAAAcggcttaaattaatatgtgagaattagcctagaagagaatgggccaagcagtgtttaaatgaatacagtttgtgtgttgttatttcaggcataagttAGCCcgggaggcggccggggtgcggctggggtgctggggccccgccgcccctattactacaatacATAAGACGGAAAGTGGCCATGGGTCTTATGTAGCCACATAAACCCTGCAAGCCACAATAACATCTCACCTGGCAAGACTCACCCACTGGTTTAACTGTGGTAGGAACAGCATGGGAATAAACAACCAGTTTCTAAGTATGGTATACTTCATAATATAAAATCCATACTTGGCACTATTCTCAGGACAAGAACCTATGGCTGGACATGTATTTGGACTTAGAGAAAACTTGTCGTTACTATGCTACTAGTGGACACAATATTAAAGACTGACAATATACTGCCATTATGTCCATTGGTTGGTGTATCACTaaatcctcttttaaaaaaacttatttttgcaGTAGATGTTGATTATTTGCAAAGGCCCATGGCTGGTCAATGAGCAGAGTACAGGAGATTGCAGAACACTCAGCCATaagtgggacatctatatcatatcctATTCTCACAAAGATCTGGTATCATTATttcagaggagggagaagaagattGTAAAAGCAAGAACGAGGGAATGAATGCAAATAAACACTgctttccagacacagcaggaaatGTGAACATGTAAACTCACAACAGTTGTGACAACATACACAGTATCTGTGCAAGCTCATACCACACAAAATCCCAAAttgaaggaaggaggcaggcacaAAATCCCACTGCTAGCTAAGGAGACACTGGAAACCGATAGCTGCTAGAAGATAGTTTCTTTAGGCAGGTAACCTTGGGTAGGTTCCATAGATACCCCTATATCACAGGGTGTATAAGCAGCACAATTCAAATAAGTATGTTTAATATAAGTTTATTATTataccacaaagaaaagaaagatttttttctgaaaatgctAGATTAACATAAAAGAGATTCAAAGTAGGATGGTCATAGAAAGAAGTGGGGCAGGGGTGCAATGGGAGAGAATTGGGAAGAAGGGTAAATATGATTTCATAAACACAGTTTATGAAATTCTCACAGAACTAATGTTTAGTCTCAGAACCAATTTGGTTATGACTttcaaaacagacaacaaaaatgaaaagtcatATTGTATCCCACTAAGACTCTTTACACAGCAGAGCAATCCataactggaaaagaaaatcaatatataCAAGAAATGGGAGATTAATAACCAAAACGAGATAGTATCTCAACCTGAGCAGCAGGAAGACAGCAAACTGATGTTAACAATGTCAGAGACTGGAATAGacaattttcaaaaggaaatctcAGATGGCCAGAGGGAGAAACAAGGGTCCATTTCACTAAAATCTCGAAATTGCAAATCCAAGTCACCATAAGACTGCAGCTGCTAATAGACTGGCTCTTAGAAAGCACGTGGGTATCAGAGGACGTGAGAAGGGAAGCCAACCCTCTCTTCTGCAAGAACGTGTGATGGCAGCCGTTATAGAAAACACTGTAGGCTCTTCCTCGgatattcataaaaataaccTCTGATACTTATGACATCTTAACTAGAAGACAAAAGGATTTGACCCCAGAAAAATATCAGAACTACCAGATTCATTGGGACATTACTCACAATTGCAAAGATGTGAGAACAATCCAAATGTCTATCAATAATAGATGAAATGTgcaaaggaaacatttctttccctctctccttttctttcttactctttcaCTTTCTTCCTATTTACCCACAAAAACTCACACAGTTGTGACCAAGCAGACAggagtacacagacatatacccAATATTGATGGAGACCACTAAACAGAGCCAAAGGAATCAATATTTTTAGCGACTagtttatttaaagggaaattattttaatacaataGGTAATAATTTAACTAAGTCTCATTTTTCAAAGATGTTATGAaaactttttgcttctttgtcaaaaatcaggtacttgtaggtgtgtgaattaatatcctggtctttgatttggttccattgttcctcctgcatgtttttatgtctgttttcagtactgtagctctgtagtagagtttttAGTCAgaaattgtgatgcctccagaagttcttctattgtacaggattgttttggctatcctggaagcTGACACACTGTCGAAATGCAGATGAGGAATATGATGTTCATGctgtattttgtttacttttcctcAGATAGTTTAGGATAAGGACGGAATTTGTAACAATTTTTTAAGAACTTCTGATGTGAAGAAAGTTGAAGTAAGCAGCTGTAGATTCTCCTCAGTAGAAACCATAGGACCAGTACCTTCTATAGCACAGTGGGCGACAGCAGCCATAACCATAGCCGCCATAGCCACCATAGCCACCATAGCCACCATAGCCACCATAGCCATAGCCTAGGCCACCATAGCCGTAGCCCAGGCCTCCATAGTATCCGCCATAGTAACACATGGTGTCAGGAGTGGGGTATTTAGAGGGTAATAAGCAGTAGGGTCCTTGAGTCTGCATGTCCCCATCTACCCAGAGCCTTTTATACACCTGGGTTGTTCCTGGGAAAAAACCACAGGCATTATAGAGTCACATGTCTGGGCACTGTGCTTCAGAAACATCACAAGTTCCATCACTTACTGGATACACAAGGCTGCATAACTGAGATGACTGTGCTCCTATGTCAGAATTCCACAGTCAAATCGTGGGACTTTAAGGTGGAAGTGGACATGGGAGAAATcagagtttgggggggggggaggtgggaatGAGGTAAATACAGTATCTActtttgaaattctcaaaagacaaatgatttaaatttattctaaagaaatatagtctttgttcatttctcagcactcTATTCTGTATTTATTCGAGTGAATTTTTGGGGCCTGATTTTATTATGTGATACAAATCAACTTACAAGGAGCTAAGATAGTTAACTCCTGTTAACCCTTTTTTGATATAGGGAAGGGCAGTTCCATTACTGCACTTTGAAAAAAACTACTTCCATTAAATGTAGACCTATCCTTTGGGATATCTCTTCCCTAATTGCAATGAAAGAGGCTTATCTTTTAAGaacaagaaattaaattttaatataatgaaattttttgttgctgtaattTGTTCACATATGCTTCCATAAGTCATAGACGTATATGTTCTATGATCAATTTGGGTATCACTCTCCCATCTAACATTTATTTGTTGCTTCATACAACAGAATATGTTGGGCTACCACTCATTTTTCTGTGCAGAAGACTTTCAGTGATTCCTCACACAGAAGAATACATTGttaatagagtttttaaaaaactggttaaaaaagagattattttgtctatttttggAAGATAATGACCTAATCCATATAAACAAATGTATATGCAAACGTGTGTGGGGTGACTTATTTGATTTATCAAATCTACTGTTGTTTAAATTGAGTAAGGAAGCTTTGAGAATTATAACTTCCATGGGAATCCAAATACATAGCTGTTAGAGATATACAAACAAAGTGATTTTTGtaacatatttaaaaaggaaCAGTGGCCAAAGTTCATGTGATGTTTactaatagaaatgaaataatttagcATCTGCGACCCTTCTAGCTCTGAGTCTCTCTCAGAAGCCTGTCACGGAGGAATCATCCACAGATACTCCCAGCAGGTAACTGGAGGCTGCAGCTACCTGTCAGTAGGCACacatgggagaaaggaaaaggaggggaagtGGAAACTGTCAACAGAGAATACAGTATTTAGACACTTCAAACACATTGTATTACTACTTTTGTTTCACAAAGCAGAATGCTTCTGATGTCTGGGCCTATGAAACTTAGGCTTGGACCATTTCGTGACTGAATTTATAATGTTTGTGACATTATGACATTACTCAAATTAGATATGCACATATAAAACTCACTAATGGTAACATTATTTTCTATCCTAACAAATATTTAACTAGAGAGGAATCAGagacataaatgtaaaaagtaaTACTAATGATTTTTTCTATTAGAATATCCAATTATAACAGAACTATATGTTTAAAGTATTATACTCTTTCTTCAACAGATTTTCTTCATGAAAATCAATTAAGCATAAATTACTGGATTTACAATATTATACACACACGGGCTTGAATTCTAAGACAGTAGTATGTGTGTTGTTCTAATTCTAAACTTGCAAGATGTCAACCCTTGTAGTTTGTGCTGTTTTATAGACGAGAGCTGCAAAGCCTCTGACTTTACTGCTTTTCACCATTGTCTCAGCTGTTGTTTatcttaaatattcaaaaaaattttaaagtcatattCAACATTCCTGCAACACCAGCTAAGATTATAGACTAGATTTATTGAAACTGCTGATCACCTGAGGACTCCTACAGCTTGCCAATATTAAACTTTGCCATATGCAAGCAAAAGATTGAATCTCTTTCagcattattttatactttttacttCTCTCGTTAAAtgccttctttattatttttgcatgaaATTCATATACAGGTTATCCACTGTTAAtgtacaacataaaataaatactcctATATTCATCCTGAAAAGAAAGTATATGCACTTAAAAGAAGAATATGGAAAATCATATTACTTAGGAGACACCAGACCTCGCATAATAGGAAACTTACATCTCTAAATAGATACTGCTTACTCACAGAAACGACAGTCTATTTACTCTTGCACAGGGTCATAGCTTGacccttgttctctttctttaacATGCCACTGATGAAGATACCTGAACAGGCCAATAAAGGCACAAGACCCATGCAGGGGAAGCTGGGGAAATCTCTTATCAGTTATTTGTATTAGAATTGAGACATGATCAATATCCCAATCTTGAACAGAGCAGACAACAATGTggatttcaaatttaaaaagttatttatttacacAAGGGAAGACACCCATTTAAGGAATCATTAACAAACAAGTACATGGAAAATTTCATAGTTCAAAATAAAGTCATCAAGATACCAACTAGCAAGGTACTGCCTAACAAATTTCAAGGTGAAAAAAGAGATGGCAGTAAAACAACAAAGGACTTACAGACATTCTACATTAAATATTCATGGATAGTGCTTATCTAGAGGAcataattatttacatattaatgATGGATAGATATTTTGTTAGCTTTGAAGCTACTCTAATGTCTCTGGTCATGAACTCCTCACAGAGACACTAATAAATCCCAAATGCTCATACTGCTGTGGAATGAAAAGTGTATAACAA
Encoded proteins:
- the LOC101988955 gene encoding keratin-associated protein 20-2-like — encoded protein: MCYYGGYYGGLGYGYGGLGYGYGGYGGYGGYGGYGGYGYGCCRPLCYRRYWSYGFY
- the LOC101988675 gene encoding keratin-associated protein 20-2-like encodes the protein MCCCGRYYGGLGYGYGGLGYGYGGLGYGYGGGYGCGYGCGYGGYVGYGYGCCRPLCYRRCWSYGFY